DNA sequence from the Cystobacter ferrugineus genome:
CTTCCCGAGCGCCGCGCACACGGAGAAGTCCGGCTCGTTCACCAACACCCAGCGCCTGTTGCAGTGGCACTCGCAGGCGGTGGAGCCCCCGGGCGAGGCCCGGAGCGATCTACAGTTCATCTTCGAGCTGGGGCGGCGGCTCAAGGCGCTCTACGCGGACTCCACCGAGGAGAAGGATCGGCCCATCCAGGCGCTCACCTGGGACTACCCCACGCACGGCCCGCTCGACGAGCCGGACGCCGAGGCCGTGCTCAGGGAGATCAACGGCTACACGGTGAAGGACGGCGTGCCCGTGCCGGGCTTCGCGGAGCTCGAGGCGGATGGCAGCACGGCGTGTGGTTGTTGGCTCTACTCGGGCTGTTACGCGGACGGGGTGAACCAGCCGGCGCGGCGCAAGCCCGGCCAGGAGCAGACGATCGTCGCGCTCGAGTGGGGGTGGGCGTGGCCGGCGAACCGGCGGCTGCTCTACAACCGCGCCTCGGCGGATCCCGAGGGCCGCCCGTGGAGCGAGCGCAAGAAGTACGTCTGGTGGGACGAGGGCAAACGCCGATGGACGGGCGAGGACGTGCCCGACTTCATCGCGGACCGGCCACCGTCGTACCGGGCGAGCAAGGGAGACCAGGGGCTGGACACGCTCTCGGGGGATGATCCCTTCCTGCTGCAGGCGGATGGCAAGGGGTGGCTGTTCGCGCCGAGCGGCATGGTGGATGGCCCGCTGCCCACGCACTACGAGCCCCTGGAGTCCGCGGTGCACAACTTCCTCTACGGGCAGCAGTGCAACCCGGCGCGCTACGACTGGCGGCGGCGCGACAACCCCATGGCCCGGGCGTGGGAGGATCCGCGCTACCCGTACATGCTCACCACGTACCGGCTCACCGAGCACCACACGGCGGGCGGCATGTCGCGCTGGCTGTCGTGGCTGAGCGAGCTGCAGCCGGAGATGTTCGTGGAGGTGTCGCCGGAGCTGGCGGCGCAGGCGGAGCTGGAGAACGGCGGCTGGTGCACGGTGTCCACGGCGCGCGGCCAGGTGGAGTGCCGGGTGCTGGTGACCGAGCGCCTGCGGCCGCTGCGGGTGGGCGACCGGCTCGTGCACCAGGTGGGCATGCCCTACCACTGGGGCTACACGGGGCGGGTGAAGGGCGAGAGCACCAATGATCTGACGGCCTTCTCGGCGGATCCGAACGTCTCCATCCAGGAGTCCAAGGTGCTCGCGTGCAACGTGCTACCGGGACAGCGTGGGCAGGGCAAGCTCGCGGCCATGGGCTGGGAGCCGCCGCCCCTGCCTCCAGGCGTGGTGGAGGTGCCGCGGGACAAGGAAGGCGTGGGTCCGCCCTCGCCTCAACCCGAGCAGGACGCGAGGGAGTAGCGCCCATGGGACACAAGGGCTTCTTCACCGACACGACCATCTGCATCGGCTGCAAGGCGTGCGAGGTGGCCTGCAAGCAGTGGAACCAGTTGCCCGAGGACGGCCTGGAGATGACGGGCATGTCCTATGACAACACGGGGCACCTGGGCGCCTCCACCTGGAGGCACGTGGCGTTCGTCGAGCGGCCCGTGCCCATGCCCGGGCACACGGTGGGGCTGGTGGACTTCTCGTGGCTGATGAGCTCGGACGTGTGCAAGCACTGCCAGCGCGCCGGGTGCCTGGAGGCGTGTCCCACGGGCGCCATCATCCGCACCGAGTTCGACACCGTGTACGTGCAGCCGGACGTGTGCAACGGCTGCGGCTACTGCGTGTCGGCGTGTCCCTTTGGCGTCATCGACCGGCGCGAGGATGACGGGCGCGCGTGGAAGTGCACGCTCTGCTACGACCGGCTGGGCGAGGGCATGACGCCCGCGTGCGCCAAGGCATGCCCCACCGCGTCCATCCAGTACGGCGACGTGGACGAGCTGCGCGAGCGCGCCAGGCGCCGGGTGGAGCAGTTGCACGAGCGGGGCCTGGGCGAGGCGTACCTGTACGGCGCGGACCCGGAGAACCAGCCGGGCACCGGGGGACTCAACGCCTTCTTCCTGCTCGTGGACAAGCCCGAGGTCTACAACCTGCCGCCCGACCCCGTGGTGCCGACGATGAAGGGCAAGGAGTCCTGGGCGATGGCGGGCTGGGGCGCGCTGGGCATGGCGGCGCTGGCGCTCGGGGCGGTGCTGCTCGGACGGGGGAGTGCACGTGAGTAAGGGCATCCGGCCGGAGGATCTGGACAAGCGCGGGGACGGGCGCGACATCGACCCGAGCCGGGGCGAGCTGTCCGGCGAGGGCGCCTGGCAGCGGGTGAAGGAGCGGGAGTTGGCTCCGCCCAACCCCACGCCCAGGGAAATGGGCATCCGGCCCACCCGCTCCGACGTCACCTCGGAGACGCCGAGCTACTACGGGCAGCCCATGCTCAAGGAGCCGGTGTGGATCTGGAGCATCCCGCTCTACTTCTACGTGGGCGGCACGGCGGGCGCGGCGAGCCTCCTGGGTGCCACGGCGGAAGTGCTCGGCGGCGAGCGCCTGCGGCCCCTGGGGGTGCGGTGCCGGTGGCTCGGCGCGGTGGGCGACAGCGTGAGCGCGGGACTGCTCATCCATGACCTGGGCCGGCCCGAGCGCTTCCTCCACATGCTGCGCGTCTTCCGCCCCACCTCGCCCATGAACCTGGGCACGTGGATCCTCTCGGGCTCGGGAGCGATGAACGGCGCGGCCGCGGTGCTCTCGGGCCAGAAGGGCTGGCTCGGGCGCGCGGGAGACGGGGCCGCCCTGATCGGAGGCCTGTTGGGCATGCCGCTCGCGGGGTACAC
Encoded proteins:
- a CDS encoding 4Fe-4S dicluster domain-containing protein gives rise to the protein MGHKGFFTDTTICIGCKACEVACKQWNQLPEDGLEMTGMSYDNTGHLGASTWRHVAFVERPVPMPGHTVGLVDFSWLMSSDVCKHCQRAGCLEACPTGAIIRTEFDTVYVQPDVCNGCGYCVSACPFGVIDRREDDGRAWKCTLCYDRLGEGMTPACAKACPTASIQYGDVDELRERARRRVEQLHERGLGEAYLYGADPENQPGTGGLNAFFLLVDKPEVYNLPPDPVVPTMKGKESWAMAGWGALGMAALALGAVLLGRGSARE
- the nrfD gene encoding NrfD/PsrC family molybdoenzyme membrane anchor subunit, coding for MSKGIRPEDLDKRGDGRDIDPSRGELSGEGAWQRVKERELAPPNPTPREMGIRPTRSDVTSETPSYYGQPMLKEPVWIWSIPLYFYVGGTAGAASLLGATAEVLGGERLRPLGVRCRWLGAVGDSVSAGLLIHDLGRPERFLHMLRVFRPTSPMNLGTWILSGSGAMNGAAAVLSGQKGWLGRAGDGAALIGGLLGMPLAGYTAVLITNTSVALWQSVHKTLPLLFMASSVAGAGSLLQLLPHEPGEERILHLFSMGGKVAALAAGLATHRDVSRVEAVGRPLRQGWMGAMWVAAQVCTAASLALDVWPERRRPATKVAAAVLGTAGALLTRFAVFYAGKKSARDPQATFQGQRQGLGAAEVTGHTHASDGKPLKFPLPVLRDAPALK